The following nucleotide sequence is from Nitratidesulfovibrio termitidis HI1.
TCGGTCATCAACTACCACCAGTACCGGGCCACCCTGACGCGCGAAATAGTCACCCCGGTGCGCGGGCTGGTGAACAAGACCCGCCATTCCTTCGAGCTGTTCCTGGCCGAGCGCGCATCCACCGTCAGCCTCATCTCGCAGGTGTACAGCCCGGCGGAACTGGCCGACGAACGCAACCTGAACCGCATCTTCCGCGCGGTGAAAAGCGAATTTCCCGGTTTCATCGACCTTGGGCTCATCAACGAAAACGGCGTGCACGCCAGCTACGTGGGCCCGTACAACCTGAAGGGCAAGGACTACTCCACCGCCGACTGGTACCAGCAGACGCGGGTCAAGGGCGTGTACGTCAGCGACGTGTTCATGGGCTTCCGGCGCTTTCCGCACATCGTCATCGCCGTGCAGCGCATGACCGACGACGGCCACTCGTGGGTGCTGCGCGCCACCATCGACACCGGGCAGTTCGACCGGCTTATCGCCTCCATGGGGCTGGAACCGGAAAGCGACGCCTTTCTGGTGAACACCGCGGGGGTGCTCCAGACCGCCTCGCGCTTCTATGGCGCGGTGCTGGACCAGCTGCCCCTGCCCATGCCGCCCATGACCTATGAAACGGCCACGCTGGAAACCACCGACCCGGCCGGGCGCGACGTGTTCATCACCTACACCTACTTCCAGCACGCCGACTTCGTGCTGATGGCGGTGAAGCCCCGCGCCGACATCTTCAAGCCGTGGACCACCCTGCGCAGCGACCTGATACTGCTGTTCGTCACCAGCGTGGCGCTGATCCTGTCCGTGGCCTTCGGCCTGACCGACCTTCTGGTGCGGCGCATGCGCGCCAGCGACGAGCGGCGCATCGCCGCCTTCGTGCAGATGGAACACACCCAGAAGCTGTCCTCCATCGGACGTCTTGCCGCAGGGGTGGCGCACGAGATCAACAACCCGCTGGCCATCATCAATGAAAAGGCAGGCCTTGCCTCCGACCTCATGGAACTGGCCAAGGACTTTCCGGAGCGTGACCGCTTCCGCGCGCTGGTGGACGCCATCCTGCGCTCGGTGGAGCGCTGCCGCTCCATCACCCACCGCCTGCTGGGCTTTTCGCGCCGCATGGACGTGAACATCGAGCAGTTGGACGTCAACGACGTGCTCAAGGAAACCATGAGCTTCCTGGAGCAGGAGGCCCTGCACCGGTCCATTGCCACCTCGGTCAGCCTGGACCAGGCCATGCCGCGCATCGCGTCGGACCGGGGCCAGTTGCAGCAGGTGTTCCTGAACATCCTGAACAACGCCTTCGCCGCCGTGCCGGACGGCGGATCCGTGACGCTGGCCACCTGGCTGCGCGACCCGGACACGGTGGGCGTGTCCATCAAGGACAACGGCAAGGGCATGTCCGACGAGGTGCTTCGCCACATCTTCGAGCCGTTCTTCACCACCAAGAAGACCTCGGGCACAGGCCTTGGCATGTTCATAACCTACGGCATCATCAAGCGCCTTGGCGGCGACATTGCGGTGCAGAGCAAGGAGGGCACGGGTACCACCGTGTCCATCTTCCTGCCCGTCAAAGCCGCGCCAACCGCCACCCTCGGGAGCTAAGCATGCAGGAACTGAAGGTTCTGCTCGTGGATGACGAGGAGGAATTCGTCACGACCCTGGCCGAACGGCTGTCGCTGCGCGGCATGGTCACGCGCATCGCCACCGATGGCGAACAGGCCCTGCGCGCCGTGGAGGCGGACCCGCCCCACGTGGTGGTGCTGGACCTGATGATGCCCGGCATCAAGGGCACCGAGGCCCTGCGCCGCATCAAGGCCGGGCACCCCGGCGTGCAGGTCATTCTGCTGACCGGGCACGGCAGCGCGCGCGACGGCATCGAAGGCATGAAGCTGGGCGCGTTCGACTACCTGATGAAGCCCCTGCGGCTGGAAGACCTGCTGGAAAAGCTGCACGAAGCGGGCAGGCTGGCACAGGCCGCGCAGGCAAACGCCTGAGCCCCGCAGCACACAACGTACCGCACAGGAAACACGGCATGGCACACGACGACACCATCCACCTGGCCGCCCCCGCCACAGCGGGGGATGACGCCGCCCACGAATGCGTGGGTTGTCTTGCCGCATCGGCCACGCACGAATTGCAGAACGCCCTGGCGGTGATCCGCGAATCCGCCGGGCTGATGCAGGATCTCGTGTCCCTGTGCGGCGAAGGGCTGCCCCACCGCGACCGGCTGTGCACCATGCTTTCGCTGATTCAGGAACAGGTGGCGCGCGGGGGCGACCTTGCGTGGAACCTGAACCGCCTGGCCCACGCCTGGGAAGAGGACGGCGAGGCCGCCCGCGACCTTGGCGCGGTGCTGGAGGAATTCGTGGCCCTGGCCCGGCGCGGTTGCGCCATGCGCGGGGTGGAACTTGTCCTTGCGCAACAGGGGGGTGACGGCCCGGCAGTGCGCGTAAGCGCCCAGGGCCTGGCCTTGCGCACCAGCCTGCTGCGTGCGGTGCGCTGCTGTCTGGGCGAGGGAACGGAACAGGACACCGCCCGGAATGCCCGTCCCGCCACCGGCGGAATGCTGGTGCTGCGCGCGGCACTGCACAACGGGGTGCCCGGCGTGGAGATGGACTTCACCCCGCCCGGCGCACAGGCCGGTTCCGGATCCCTGGAACTTTCCACGGTCAGTGCCGATACAGCGCGCTGCATGCAGGCGTACGGAGTGGATGTGCGGCAGGCGGAAGGCGCGCAACTGCGCTTCTTTCTGCCCTGTCCCAAATGCACCGCCTGATGCGACGCCATATTTTCCGCTTTCGTGTTGCAACGGTTTCAGCTACGATATAGCCAACTGCTCTCCTGAAACACTTGTCCCACGCGGCGGCAACATCCTGCCGCCACGGCACAACGGAGGAACGTATGGCAACACTTCGTGAAACGCTGGAACGCTGCTTCGCGGCCGTGGCCTTCGCCGATGCGGCGGACCACGGCGAGGCCATGCGCATGGCGGGTGTAACCCCCGCTGCCGCATGCGCCGGGCGGCTTGAGGATGTCTTTGCGGCCGTGGCCTTCGCCGAGGCCGACTGCCACGACGTGGCCATGGAGATGATGGGATGCGTGCGCCCCGCGCGCCGGGTCATCCACAACAGCTTCCTGGATAACGTGGGGCTTGGCGACGTGGCCGTGTGCTACGGCGTCGTGCCCATCTAGGAGCTGCTTCCGAATTGTCTTTTCGCCCGTTGGCTTCGTCAAACATCGTCTGCCATTTTGGTCAAATACGATAAGAGTATACTCCCTCATGGCAGCCTTGTTTTCCTTGCCAACGAACGAAAATCCTCATTCAGAAACAGCTCCGGAATACAGCAAGTGCCCCGCGCGGCGGATTCGCCACCGCCGCGCGGGTTCGCGGACCGAGTTTCACCCGAACCCGAAGGAGAGCAGTCATGAAGGGTATCAAGGTATTGCTGGTGGACGACGAGGAGAATTTCGTCCGCACGCTGGCCGAGCGCATGTCCATGCGCGACGCCGGGGCCACCGTTGCCCTGAACGGTGAAGAAGCCCTGCAGATGGTGTCCGCCGGTGAGGTGCCCGACGTCATGGTCCTTGACCTGCGCATGCCCGGCATCGACGGCATGGAAGTGCTGCGCCGCGTCAAGAAGGCCTATCCGCAGGTGCAGGTCATCGTGCTGACCGGCCACGGCACCGAAAAGGACGAGGAAGAAGCCCGCCGTCTGGGCGCTTTCGAGTACCACAAGAAGCCCGTGGACATCGACATTCTGGTGCGCGACATCCGCCGCGCCTTCCGCGAAAAGGTCGAGGACGCCATGGTGGCCGCCACCTTCGCGCAGGCAGGCGATTTCGACAACGCCCGCAAGATCCTGGACGAAGACAAGAAATAGCGGGCGGGCCGCGCCCGCCTGGGGGTCTCCGGGGCCGGGGCATCCGCCGCGATGCCCATTCCGGGGATATCCGAGGGAAGCATGATGCGCGCCCTGCTCGTGGATGACGAGACGGCATTCGCCGAACTGCTGGCCGAACGGTTGCGTGCGCGCGGCATTGCCGTGCGCACCGCCTATGACGCCGAATCCGCCCTGGCGTTGCTGGACGCCGGAGAGGAATTCGACGTGGCCGTGCTGGACGTGTGCCTGCCCGGCGCCAGCGGCATCGACCTGTTGCGGCGCATGAAGGCGCGCCTGCCGCTGGTCGAGGCGCTGATGCTGACCGGCTCGTCCGACGTGCGCAACGCCGTGGAGGGCATGCGTCACGGGGCGTTCAACTACCTGCTGAAGCCTGCCAACATCGATGATCTGGTGCGCGAACTGCGCTCCGCCCACGAGCGCAAGCTGCGCCAGGAAGAAAACGCCCGCATGATCGAGGCGGGCAAGCTGGCCTCCATCGGGCGACTGGCCGAAGGCGTGGCGCACGAGATCAACAACCCCGTGAACATCATGACCAACGCGGCGGGCTGGATAGAGGACCTGCTGGACGAGCCGGACCTTGCATCCAGCCCGCACGCGGCGGAAATGCGCCGCTCGGTGGTCAAGATCAAGGCCCAGAGCCGCCGCGTGCGCGAGATAACCCGCAAGCTGCTGTTCTTCGGCAAGGGGCTGGACCCGCGCCCCGGCCCGGTGCGCGTGGCCGACCTGCTGGGCGAGGCCCTGCGCCTGCTGGCAGACCGCGCCGCCGACCTTGGCGTGGCGGTGCACCTGGATGTGCCGCCGGACACGCCCCTGCTGGTGGCCCCGCCCGTGGAATTGCGCCAGGTGTTCGTGCACGTGGCCGAAAACGCGCTGGATGCCGTGGAATACGCCCAGTCCACGGTGACGGAACGCAGGCTTGCCGTCACCGTGCGGGTGGAGTTTCCGACTGCCGGGGGTTCCCCGCCGCCGGAAAACGCCGCGCCCGCGCGCGCCTCATCCGGCGCGTCTCCCTCATCTGGTCCGTCCTTCTCTGCTGGCGCGTCCTCCACACCTCTCTCACCCGGCGCATCCCCCTCTGCTGGCTCCCCCCCTGCTCCGGGCACATCCCCTGCACCGGGCGGCGAGATGTGCATCGCCTTCCGCGACACGGGGCACGGCATCCCGTCCGAAGTGCTGCCCTACGTGTTCGAACCCTTCTTTTCCACCCGCCCCGTGGGGCGCGGCATGGGCCTTGGCCTGTCCGTGGCCGTGGGCGTCATCACCTCGCTTGGCGGGTTCATCGACATCGACAGCCAGCCCGGCGACACCACGGTGACCCTGCGCCTGCCCCTGCCCCAGTCCCTGTCGGAAACGCCTGACGAGGCGCCCGCCTCCACTTGCAAGGGCTAGCCCCGCCCGGCGGCCCTGCGCCGCCCCCCCTGACGCGTCCCCCAAACGCGTCCCCAGAAACTTCACCAGACTCTTCCCCCAAACGCATCCCCCACAAACGTCGGAGGCGGACCGGTCAAGCCGGTCCGCCTCCTTTTGCGGGAAGGGGGAGAGAACATTCAGGGGGCGCGATGAAAACCGCGCCTCCCGTTGTGGCCGGCCACCCGCGCCGGACATCGCCGCACGTCCGGCGCGGGTGTGGTTGCCGGCGGATGGAGCGTCCCGCCGCCAAACGGGGCGCTCCACCTTGCTATGATGAACTGTAACTTTCCGGCGTCATTCTTGGCCTTTCATTTCTTTCGCGGGCAACACACGGCGCGCTCGCGATTCGGGGCTGTTTCTAAATTAGGATTTTCGCTCGTTGGCGAGGAAAACAAGCCTGCCATGAGGGAGCATACTCTTCTCGTATTCGACCGATATGGCAGGCGAAGTTTGACGACGCCAACGGGTGAAAGGACAATTTAGAAACTGCCCCTAATGACCGGTAAGCTGCACCCGCCCCTCGATGAGATCCTGCACCACCCCCGGGTCGGCCAGGGTAGAGGTGTCGCCAAAGTCGGAACCCGCGCCGGAGGCGATCTTGCGCAGGATGCGCCGCATGATCTTGCCGCTGCGGGTCTTGGGCAGCCCTTCGGCGAACTGGATGACCTCCGGCGTGGCGATGGGGCCGATTTCCTTGCGCACCCAGGTGCGCAGGGCCGCGCGCAGTTCTTCGGTTTCTTCGGCGTCCGCCGACAGGGTGACATAGGCGTAGATGGCCTCGCCCTTGATGGCGTGGGGCATGCCCACCACGGCGGCCTCGGCCACGGCCGGGTGCGCCACCAGGGCCGATTCCACTTCCGCCGTGCCCATGCGGTGCCCGGAAACGTTGATCACGTCGTCCAGCCGCCCCATGACCCAGGTGTAGCCTTCCTCGTCGGTGCGGGCGCCGTCGCCCGATTCGTACATGCCGGGGAAGCGCTCGAAGTAGGTGGACTTGTACCGCTCTGGCGAACCGAACACCCCGCGCAGCATGCCGGGCCACGGCTTGCGCACCACCAGATGCCCGCCCTCGTTGGGGCCGCAGGGGGTGCCGTCGGGCTTCACCACCGCCGCGTCGATGCCGGGCAGGTGCATGGTGGCGGAGCCGGGCTTCAGCGTGGTGGCGTAGGGCAGCGCGGAAATCATGATGCCGCCGGTCTCGGTCTGCCACCAGGTGTCCACGATGGGCAGGCGGCTGTGGCCGATGTGCTCGTGGTACCACATCCACGCTTCGGGGTTGATGGGTTCGCCCACCGAGCCGAGGATGCGCAGCGACGACAGGTCGTGCTTCTGCGTCCAGTGCGCGCCTTCGCGCATCAGGGCGCGGATGACCGTGGGCGCGGTGTAGAAAATGTTGACCCGGAACTTTTCCACGATGTGCCAGAACCGGTCCGGCCCCGGCCACGAGGGCACGCCCTCGAACATCAGCGTGGTGCCGCCAAGGGCCAGCGGGCCGTACACGATGTAGCTGTGCCCGGTAATCCAGCCGATGTCGGCGGTGCACCAGTACACATCGTCGTCATGCAGGTCGAACACCCACTGGGTGGTGTGGGCCGCGTAGGTAAGGTAGCCGCCGGTGGTGTGCACCACGCCCTTGGGCTTGCCGGTGGAACCGCTGGTGTACAGGATGAACAGCATGTCCTCGCTGTCCATCTTGGCGCAGGGACAGGTGGCATCAAGGGTACGGTCGGCCATGGCCTCGTGCCACCACATGTCCCGGCCTTCGCGCATGGCGCAGCCCGAGTGCGCGCGATCGACCACCACCACCTTTTCCACGCTGGGGCAGTCCTTCAGGGCCTCGTCCACGTTGACCTTGAGCGGGATGGACCGCCCGGCGCGCAGCACGGCGTCTGCCGTGACCACCACCTTGGCCTCGCAGTCGTGAATGCGGTTCTGCAGGCTTACCGCCGAGAACCCGGCAAAAACTATGGAATGCACCGCCCCGATGCGCGCGCAGGCCAGCATGGCCACGGCCAGTTCGGGAATCATGGGCATGTACAGCGCAACGCGGTCGCCCTTCTGCACGCCCAGGCCCAGCAACACGAAAGCGAAGCGGCACACCTCGTCGTAGAGCATCTGGTAGGTCAGCACGCGCACGTCGTCTTCCGGCTCGCCCTGCCAGATGATGGCGGCCTTGTTGCGGCGACCGTTGATCAGATGACGGTCCAGGCAGTTGTACGCCACGTTCAGCGTGGCGCCCTTGAACCATTCGATGCGCGGCTCGTTCATGTCCGCGTCCAGCACCTTGTCCCACGGGGTGAACCAGTCCAGCAGCTGCTTTGCCCGGTCGCCCCAGAAGCCTTCGGGGTCCTTGTCGGCGCGGTCGCGGTGGGCAAGGTACTCGTCCATGCCGTTCACGTGGGGGCGGCGGCGGTCTCCGGAAGGCGCGGCGGGCGGCGCGAAGTGGCGCTTTTCGTCCATCATGCTTTCGATCTTGTCGGACTTGTTCTGGCTCATGCCGTTGCCTCCCGTTCGTTTGGCGGTACGCCGGTGTTTCCGGCCTTTTCGCGTGGCCCGGCCCGTGTCGCGGCGGGGCGTGGCCCAGGGGCTGTTTCCGGATAAGGATTTTTGTTCGTTGGCAAGGAAAACGGGTCTGCCATGAGGGAGCATACTCTTCCCGTATTCGACCGATGTGGCAGACCGCGTTTGACGTAGCCAACGGGCAAAAGGACAATCCGGCAACAGTCCCTGCAACCTTTGTTTAGCGACGCACCGTCAACATGCGAAGCCGTGCGCCACCCCCTTTTCGGTGAACGGTCATCCCGCGCCGGTGAAATTGACTTTTTGCCGGTGGACGGAAAGAATGCCCTGAATGGTGCGCCCCATGAACGGCGCAAGACGGCCCGTCACCGGACGGGGACGGCACGCCGGGGCAACAGCATGCGCCCCGCCCGCGCCATCCCCCGCCGCGCAGACCACCCCCGTGGCCGCCGCAACCGCGCACCGCACGACGCCGGGCAACCGCCCGGCGCGCCCGCACCTGCCCGCACGCGGCGGCTCGACGGAAGGGGGTTCGCACGGTGTCCACGCATTCGACCCTGGAACAGATGTTCAAGCCCACTTCCGTGACCGTCATCGGAGCCACGGCCACGCCGGGCGAGCCGGGTTGCGTCATCATGGACAACCTGATGTCCGGCACCTTTCTGGGGCCGGTGCTGCCGGTGAACGAAACGGGCGAGGCCGTGGCGGGCATGCCCGGCCACACCGACATCGACACCCTGCCGCTGACGCCGGACCTTGCCATCATCTGTTCCCCGCCCGAGACCATTCCCGGCTACATAGAAGAGCTTGGCAAGCGCGGCACCCGCGCCGCCGTGATCATGAGCCGGGGGTTCTTCCGGTTCGACCGTGAACGGCGCGAAGTGCAGAAGGCCGCCCTGCTGCAGGCCGCACGGCGCTGGGGCGTGCGGGTGCTGGGGCCGAACTGCCTGGGGTTCATCACGCCGTCGGTGGGGGTGAACGCCAGCCTTGCCCCGCGAGAAGCGCTGCCCGGCAAGGTGGCCTTTCTTTCGCAGTCCGATTCGCTGTTCACGTCCGTTCTGGACTGGGCCACGTCCAAGGGCATCGGCTTTTCGCACTTCATCGCCCTGGGCGACCGCTACGACGTGCACTTTCACGACGTGCTGGACTACCTGAACAGCGACGTGAACACCCGCGCCGTGCTGCTGTATATAGAGACCATCGACAGTGCCCGGCGGTTCATGTCCGCCGCGCGCGCGCTGGCCCGCAACAAGCCGGTGCTGGTGATCAAGGCGGGCCGGTCGGAGGCGGCGGCCACGGCAGCGGCCGCGCATTCCGGCATGCTGCTGGGCGCGGACGAGGTGTACGACGCCGCCTTCCGCCGGGCGGGCATGCTGCGGGTGGCCGACATCGACGCCATGTTCGACACGGTGGAAACGCTGGCCCTTGCCAAGCCGCTGAAGGGCGACCGGCTGGCCATCCTGACCAACGGCGGCAGCCCCGGCTTTCTGGCCACCGACGCCCTGTTGCAGGGGCGCGGCAAGCTGGCCGAACTTTCCGACGAAACCTGCCAGGCGCTGGACAACCAGTTGGGGCGCGACTGGTCGTACTGGAACCCGCTTATCGTGCGCAGTTCCGCCGATGGGGCCATGTACGCCAAGGCGTTGCAGATATTGCTGGATGACCGGGGCGTGGACGCCGTGCTGGTGATGCACGTGCCCACCTTTTCCATACCCAGCGACGACGTGGCGGGCGCGGTTATCGAGGTGGCGCGGCGCAGCCGCAAGCCGGTGCTGACAAGCTGGCTGGGCATAGACGACGCCGCCGGGGCGCGCCGCAAGTTTGCCGCCGCCGGGGTGCCCAGCCACTTCACCCCGGACAACGCGGTGCGGGCCTTCCTGAACATGGTGGAGTACCGGCGCAACCAGGACACCCTGATGGAAACGCCGCCCTCGCTGCCGGAGGCCTTCAACCCCGACGTGACGGCGGCGCGCATGGTGGTAAACGATGCGCTGGAGGCCAAGCGCATGCTGCTGACCCCGGCAGAGGCCCACGCCGTGCTCACCGCCTATGGCATACCCGTGGCCGAGACGCGCCACGTGAAGACCCCGCGCGAGGCCGTGGCCGCAGCAGCACAGATAGGCTACCCCGTGGCGCTGAAGGTGGAATCGCCCGACGTGCCGCGCACGTCGCTGGCTGGGGGCGTTGCCCTTAACCTGTCCAGCGACGAAGAGGTGATGGACGCCGCCCTGTCCACCGCCAACAACGTGTGCGACCAGGTGCCCGGCGCGCGCATGGAAGGCTATGCCGTGCAGCGCATGTGCCGGTTGGCCGGGGCGCACGAACTGGCCGTGGAAACCGCCACCGACCCTGTTTTCGGCCCCATCATCCGCTTCGGGCAGGGTGGGTCCATGGCAGAGGTGCTGGCCGACCGCCAGACCGCCCTGCCGCCGCTGAACATGGGCCTTGCGCAGGAACTGGTATCGCGCACGCGGGTGTACCGCCTGCTGCGCGGCAACGGTCACAAGGACCGCGTGAATCTGGACGCCGTGCGCCTGCTGCTGTGCAAGGTGTCGCAGCTGATCATCGACATACCCGAAATATTCGAGCTGGAAATTGACCCGCTGTTCGTGGATGCCGACGGCGTGGTGGCGCTGGATGCGCACATGCGCATTGCCTGGTCCACCACCACCGGCACGGACCAGCTGGCCATCCGCCCCTACCCGCGTGAGCTTGAGGAATGCGTGACCCTGCGCGACGGGCGGCACGTGGACCTTCTGCCCATCCGCCCGGAAGACGAGCCGGAGCACTGGGAATTTGTGGAAAGCCTGTCCGCCGAGGACAAGCGGTTCCGCTTTTTCGGCAACGTGGCCAAGCTGCCCCGCGCCGAAATGGTGAAGCTGACCCAGATCGACTACGACCGCGAAATGGCCTTTATCGCCAAGGGGCCGGATAACGAAGGGGTGGTGCGCACGCTGGGCGTGGTGCGGGCCATGGTCAGCACCGACAACAGCGAGGCGGAATTCGCCGTGGCCGTTCGGTCCGACCTGAAGCGGCAGGGTCTGGGCAAGCTGCTGATGCAGAAGATCATCCGCTACTGCAAGGCGCGCGGCACCAAGCGCATTGTGGGTGCGGCCCTTGGTGACAACAAGTCCATGGCCGAACTGGCACGGTCGGTCGGCTTCATCGTCAGCAAGGACTACGACGAGGACATCTGGCAGCTAGACTTGCCGTTGGAGGATGGGAAGGGGGAAGGACATTAATGGTGGTTTGCAACACAGTGATGTTGCTCTGAATCAAACTTCGTTAACAGTGATAGACTCGACCATTACACAGGACAGTCAGTTGTGACTTGACCTGAATCAGACCCCGTTTACAGTCCCCGGCCCGGGCGTCCGTGAACAGGCTGAGTTGTGACTTGACCTGAATCAGACCCCGTTTACAGTCCACACCGTCAGCGGCCGGTTGTCCGTGGCGTTGTGACTTGACCTGAATCAGACCCCGTTTACAGTTTGCTGCACGAGCAACGGGTGTGAAAATCTGTTGTGACTTGACCTGAATCAGACCCCGTTTACAGTCGATCGCGAAGGCTGGTGCCAGGTTGCCCCGTTGTGACTTGACCTGAATCAGACCCCGTTTACAGTTCGGCGTCGGCCACATCGCATCCCCGGCTTGTTGTGACTTGACCTGAATCAGACCCCGTTTACAGTTTGCTGCACGAGCAACGGGTGTGAAAATCTGTTGTGACTTGACCTGAATCAGACCCCGTTTACAGTCGATCGCGAAGGCTGGTGCCAGGTTGCCCCGTTGTGACTTGACCTGAATCAGACCCCGTTTACAGTTCGGCGTCGGCCACATCGCATCCCCGGCTTGTTGTGACTTGACCTGAATCAGACCCCGTTTACAGTGGCCATCCGCACCGGCATAGCGCCCAACTTGTTGTGACTTGACCTGAATCAGACCCCGTTTACAGTCAGACGCCCCGTGCTCATGAGTTTTACGAGGTTGTGACTTGACCTGAATCAGACCCCGTTTACAGTCCCTGTACGCCGCCCAGCAGCTGGACCGTTGTGACTTGACCTGAATCAGACCCCGTTTACAGTTTGACCTGGACTATATCCCCCTGGTCGTACGTTGTGACTTGACCTGAATCAGACCCCGTTTACAGTTGCCGCTGTCCAGTACCGCCGCCGTGACGCGTTGTGACTTGACCTGAATCAGACCCCGTTTACAGTACGGCACACAGTATCCCTCCAGTGGTCTGCGTTGTGACTTGACCTGAATCAGACCCCGTTTACAGTCTTGTCAGCCAGCTGGCGCACCGTGTAGCGGTTGTGACTTGACCTGAATCAGACCCCGTTTACAGTGGCCGCAGCCCACGCACGCGAGGGAAATGAGTTGTGACTTGACCTGAATCAGACCCCGTTTACAGTGCCCGTACCTCGCGGCTGACGTGCTGGCGGGTTGTGACTTGACCTGAATCAGACCCCGTTTACAGTTCCACGGTGATGCCATTCACCTTCCGGGTCGTTGTGACTTGACCTGAATCAGACCCCGTTTACAGTCTTCCACGTCGCCCAACAGGTAGCGGATGCGTTGTGACTTGACCTGAATCAGACCCCGTTTACAGTGATAGAGCCATCTCACCGTCCGCCAAGCAGGTTGTGACTTGACCTGAATCAGACCCCGTTTACAGTCGCGGCCACCATCACCTCGTAGCACTCGTGGTTGTGACTTGACCTGAATCAGACCCCGTTTACAGTGCGGGGCGAACACCGCCCCGTCGGCATAGAGTTGTGACTTGACCTGAATCAGACCCCGTTTACAGTCCGGGTACGTGTCCGTGCCTGTGCCCCCGCGTTGTGACTTGACCTGAATCAGACCCCGTTTACAGTATCGGCAGCGGCGGCTCGAAGCCCTTTGGGGTTGTGACTTGACCTGAATCAGACCCCGTTTACAGTATGACACATGGACTCAAGCATCATACGTAGGTTGTGACTTGACCTGAATCAGACCCCGTTTACAGTCGTGGGTGTGAACACGCTCCACGCCTTCTAGTTGTGACTTGACCTGAATCAGACC
It contains:
- a CDS encoding sensor histidine kinase; amino-acid sequence: MSRLERFRSLFRTALDVPEEIAPERYQALRRKITLLLTTAAVVPLLILSVINYHQYRATLTREIVTPVRGLVNKTRHSFELFLAERASTVSLISQVYSPAELADERNLNRIFRAVKSEFPGFIDLGLINENGVHASYVGPYNLKGKDYSTADWYQQTRVKGVYVSDVFMGFRRFPHIVIAVQRMTDDGHSWVLRATIDTGQFDRLIASMGLEPESDAFLVNTAGVLQTASRFYGAVLDQLPLPMPPMTYETATLETTDPAGRDVFITYTYFQHADFVLMAVKPRADIFKPWTTLRSDLILLFVTSVALILSVAFGLTDLLVRRMRASDERRIAAFVQMEHTQKLSSIGRLAAGVAHEINNPLAIINEKAGLASDLMELAKDFPERDRFRALVDAILRSVERCRSITHRLLGFSRRMDVNIEQLDVNDVLKETMSFLEQEALHRSIATSVSLDQAMPRIASDRGQLQQVFLNILNNAFAAVPDGGSVTLATWLRDPDTVGVSIKDNGKGMSDEVLRHIFEPFFTTKKTSGTGLGMFITYGIIKRLGGDIAVQSKEGTGTTVSIFLPVKAAPTATLGS
- a CDS encoding response regulator, with amino-acid sequence MQELKVLLVDDEEEFVTTLAERLSLRGMVTRIATDGEQALRAVEADPPHVVVLDLMMPGIKGTEALRRIKAGHPGVQVILLTGHGSARDGIEGMKLGAFDYLMKPLRLEDLLEKLHEAGRLAQAAQANA
- a CDS encoding HAMP domain-containing histidine kinase — protein: MAHDDTIHLAAPATAGDDAAHECVGCLAASATHELQNALAVIRESAGLMQDLVSLCGEGLPHRDRLCTMLSLIQEQVARGGDLAWNLNRLAHAWEEDGEAARDLGAVLEEFVALARRGCAMRGVELVLAQQGGDGPAVRVSAQGLALRTSLLRAVRCCLGEGTEQDTARNARPATGGMLVLRAALHNGVPGVEMDFTPPGAQAGSGSLELSTVSADTARCMQAYGVDVRQAEGAQLRFFLPCPKCTA
- a CDS encoding response regulator, whose amino-acid sequence is MKGIKVLLVDDEENFVRTLAERMSMRDAGATVALNGEEALQMVSAGEVPDVMVLDLRMPGIDGMEVLRRVKKAYPQVQVIVLTGHGTEKDEEEARRLGAFEYHKKPVDIDILVRDIRRAFREKVEDAMVAATFAQAGDFDNARKILDEDKK
- a CDS encoding sensor histidine kinase; its protein translation is MRALLVDDETAFAELLAERLRARGIAVRTAYDAESALALLDAGEEFDVAVLDVCLPGASGIDLLRRMKARLPLVEALMLTGSSDVRNAVEGMRHGAFNYLLKPANIDDLVRELRSAHERKLRQEENARMIEAGKLASIGRLAEGVAHEINNPVNIMTNAAGWIEDLLDEPDLASSPHAAEMRRSVVKIKAQSRRVREITRKLLFFGKGLDPRPGPVRVADLLGEALRLLADRAADLGVAVHLDVPPDTPLLVAPPVELRQVFVHVAENALDAVEYAQSTVTERRLAVTVRVEFPTAGGSPPPENAAPARASSGASPSSGPSFSAGASSTPLSPGASPSAGSPPAPGTSPAPGGEMCIAFRDTGHGIPSEVLPYVFEPFFSTRPVGRGMGLGLSVAVGVITSLGGFIDIDSQPGDTTVTLRLPLPQSLSETPDEAPASTCKG
- the acs gene encoding acetate--CoA ligase; translation: MSQNKSDKIESMMDEKRHFAPPAAPSGDRRRPHVNGMDEYLAHRDRADKDPEGFWGDRAKQLLDWFTPWDKVLDADMNEPRIEWFKGATLNVAYNCLDRHLINGRRNKAAIIWQGEPEDDVRVLTYQMLYDEVCRFAFVLLGLGVQKGDRVALYMPMIPELAVAMLACARIGAVHSIVFAGFSAVSLQNRIHDCEAKVVVTADAVLRAGRSIPLKVNVDEALKDCPSVEKVVVVDRAHSGCAMREGRDMWWHEAMADRTLDATCPCAKMDSEDMLFILYTSGSTGKPKGVVHTTGGYLTYAAHTTQWVFDLHDDDVYWCTADIGWITGHSYIVYGPLALGGTTLMFEGVPSWPGPDRFWHIVEKFRVNIFYTAPTVIRALMREGAHWTQKHDLSSLRILGSVGEPINPEAWMWYHEHIGHSRLPIVDTWWQTETGGIMISALPYATTLKPGSATMHLPGIDAAVVKPDGTPCGPNEGGHLVVRKPWPGMLRGVFGSPERYKSTYFERFPGMYESGDGARTDEEGYTWVMGRLDDVINVSGHRMGTAEVESALVAHPAVAEAAVVGMPHAIKGEAIYAYVTLSADAEETEELRAALRTWVRKEIGPIATPEVIQFAEGLPKTRSGKIMRRILRKIASGAGSDFGDTSTLADPGVVQDLIEGRVQLTGH